One genomic window of Methylothermaceae bacteria B42 includes the following:
- a CDS encoding cytochrome C oxidase subunit II, translated as MHIDPLEKKWLYIAFGMVGLFLGAIFLTALIPGIHPPSNVETIDSARLHLSEEFAEDNLGVKINPDGTIRVTMVAGRYGFFPRHITLPADTPVTFRWASIDVLHGVHMPMTNMSTMVVPGFVAQVTTVFPKPGDYPLLCNEYCGTGHDFMWSKVTIVAKQTWEREHPNQGGKS; from the coding sequence ATGCATATCGATCCATTAGAAAAAAAATGGCTCTACATTGCCTTTGGCATGGTGGGACTATTCCTGGGGGCAATTTTTCTCACTGCTTTGATTCCAGGCATTCATCCACCGAGTAACGTGGAAACCATCGATTCCGCCCGTTTGCACTTGAGTGAAGAGTTTGCCGAAGATAATTTAGGCGTCAAAATCAATCCCGACGGCACCATCAGGGTAACCATGGTAGCTGGCCGCTATGGCTTTTTCCCTCGCCATATTACCCTTCCCGCCGATACACCCGTCACTTTCCGCTGGGCCAGCATTGATGTATTGCACGGGGTCCACATGCCCATGACCAATATGAGTACTATGGTAGTTCCAGGGTTCGTGGCGCAGGTAACCACTGTCTTCCCCAAGCCCGGTGACTATCCGCTACTGTGCAACGAATATTGCGGAACCGGTCATGATTTCATGTGGAGTAAGGTCACCATTGTGGCCAAACAAACCTGGGAGCGCGAACACCCAAACCAAGGAGGTAAGTCATGA